One Argiope bruennichi chromosome 5, qqArgBrue1.1, whole genome shotgun sequence DNA segment encodes these proteins:
- the LOC129968367 gene encoding uncharacterized protein LOC129968367, translating into MSPFLIQKYIQSTAGNVTSVKKLRSGDLLIETATPKQSEQLLAIKNFGDAPIEVSGHKTLNYTRGVISSMDLTMVSDEEFVSELQSFRVTSARRITLKRDGKIIPTKHVILTFATHVLPRKIRAGFISCDVRPFVPNPMRCFKCQRFGHTKTSCRASSSRCPQCSEIGHDDTPCTKPQKCVNCNGSHPAYSKSCPKWKIEKEIQTIKISRNISFAEARQIVEKRTPKENLPYKTLKSCFAGFRVMSEYREMRRLMLQQKWQALFFTENFHIAMQRRFLHAMSACYGNDLGISRLPTSCIRSSQGFVSGLPIQCVGSMLN; encoded by the exons atgtcaccttttttgatacaaaagtatATTCAAAGTACTGCTGGAAACGTCACATCTGTAAAGAAGCTTAGATCTGGAGATTTGTTAATAGAGACTGCGACGCCGAAACAATCAGAGCAACTTCTAGCCATAAAGAATTTTGGTGATGCCCCAATAGAAGTATCTGGCCATAAAACTCTGAATTATACCAGAGGTGTCATATCTAGTATGGACCTTACTATGGTTAGTGATGAAGAATTTGTTTCCGAACTGCAGTCATTTAGAGTAACAAGTGCACGCCgtataacattaaaaagagatggtaaaataattccaaCCAAGCATGTTATTTTGACATTTGCTACTCATGTGCTTCCCAGAAAGATAAGAGCTGGGTTTATAAGTTGCGATGTGCGTCCTTTTGTGCCAAACCCGATGCGTTGTTTTAAATGCCAGAGGTTTGGACATACAAAAACTAGCTGCCGCGCTTCTTCCTCTCGCTGTCCACAATGTTCTGAAATTGGCCATGATGACACTCCATGCACAAAGCCCCAAAAATGTGTTAATTGCAACGGTAGTCATCCTGCTTATTCTAAATCCTGTCCCAAGTGGaagattgaaaaagaaatccagaccattaaaatttctagaaatatctcTTTTGCAGAAGCTAGACAAATAGTTGAAAAACGAACTCCAAAGGAAAATCTCCCATACA AGactttaaaatcttgttttgctgggttccgagtcatgtcggaataCCGGGAAATGAGAAGGCTGATGCTGCAGCAAAAGTGGCAAGCTCTCTTCTTCACCGAGAACTTCCACATAGCGATGCAAAGACGTTTTTTGCACGCCATGTCTGCATGTTATGGCAACGATCTTGGGATCAGCAGACTTCCAACAAGCTGCATTCGCTCGAGCCAAGGATTCGTTTCTGGCCTACCAATCCAATGCGTGGGCTCGATGTTAAATTAA